The Desulfovibrio fairfieldensis sequence CGAAAAGATATTCCTTTTCCGGCTCAATGGAGTCACGGATCAGAGTCGTGGCGACGACGAAATTGTGGCGGCCGTCCTTGTAGATCACCGTGCAGTTCATGGTGCAGAAACCGTTGTTTTTGCGGATGTGCGGCACCAGATTGGCAAGGTTGAAGTAGTGCAGATAAGCCTCGCGCTCTTCCGGAGCCACGATATTCTCCGCGAACCAGTCGACCTGCTCCTTGAAGGTTCCCTTGGCGACCATATTGCCGGTGTCCGGGGTCACCATGCTGCATGCGCCGCTTTCCAGATCCGCGATGAGAAAATCCTCGCACAGATTCTGGGCCATGAAGCGGATGCCCTCGTCCTGCAACTCGATCTTCTTGCGCTCGTTCAGGCGCGCAACAACCTCTTCGGTATCGTCGTAATAGGCGATAATGACGCTGCGCTTTTCTTCGGAGGCATAGATGAAATTGGCCTTGAGCCAGGCGATTTCGCCGGAAAGTTTGCGCCGCCGGTAGGTAAAGCTGGGCTTTTTCCGGCTCTCCAGCATGGCGGCAATGACAGGCAGCGACATCTTCTCCAGATACTCTTCCCTGTCCTCGGGCAGCACAAAGCGCTCGGCCACGCTGCGCACCTGGACGGCATGATCGCCCTGCTCCGGAATATGCGCGTAGGCGTCGCTGCCCACGTATTTCACATAGCGGCCGGTGGACAGGTCCACGACCATGACGAATTCATAATCGTGCTGCACTATCGTCCGCAGGATATCGACCATCGCACTTCCCCCGGTGATCCGGCAGCCGTTTGAGAACGTGGCAACAAAAACACGTCCGCCGTCAGCGCGTGCCTTCCTCTCCGCCGGTTTTCGACTTCCGGCTTACAATCAATGACATATAGGGCGGCGTGCTGTCCACTGCGGCCACGCCGCGCCGGATATGTTCCTCAGGCTGTTCCACGTGGCTGGCGAGCAGGCAGTCCGCGTCACGGCCCGTGCTTTGCAAGGCTTCGCGGATGGCCGGGAAGTTGCGGTAGGCCTTGAGGATCACCGCTGTGTCCGCATTGTCCAGTTCCGCGGCCAGGTCGTCCCGCCCGTTGATGCCGGGCAGAATGCGCAGCTTCTCGCCGCCTTCGCAGAGCACCGTGCCCGTGCGTGCGGCCGCGGCCTGAAAGGAGGTAATGCCGGGCACGATCGCCACCGGCAGGTGGGGCGCGACTTCCCGCAGGGTGCGCAGCAGATAGCCGAAGGTGCTGTACACCAGCGGATCGCCGATGGTCAGGAAGGCCGCGTTTTCCCCGCCTTCCAATACATCACGGGCGGCTTCGGCGGCTTTGAGCCAGGCCGCGCGCAGAATCCCGGCGTCGCGGGTCATGGGAAATTCCAGGCGCAGCAGGCGCGCGTCCGCGCGCAGATGGGGCCGGGCTGTGTCCAGGGCGGCGGAATAGTCGTTGCGCGGCGAGGCCGCCGCCAGGATCACGTCCACCGTGCGCAGGACGTTCACGGCCCGCAGAGTCAGCAGATCCGGCGCGCCGGGGCCCACGCCCAGTCCGTAAAGAGTTCCGGTCATATCTTGCTCGCTTGCTCGTTGGTT is a genomic window containing:
- a CDS encoding GGDEF domain-containing protein, which gives rise to MVDILRTIVQHDYEFVMVVDLSTGRYVKYVGSDAYAHIPEQGDHAVQVRSVAERFVLPEDREEYLEKMSLPVIAAMLESRKKPSFTYRRRKLSGEIAWLKANFIYASEEKRSVIIAYYDDTEEVVARLNERKKIELQDEGIRFMAQNLCEDFLIADLESGACSMVTPDTGNMVAKGTFKEQVDWFAENIVAPEEREAYLHYFNLANLVPHIRKNNGFCTMNCTVIYKDGRHNFVVATTLIRDSIEPEKEYLFAYAQDITRLKQMEYKNKELFLQSRRDPVTGLCNRVATEQDIDEYLHSSQRGEEGLLLILDVDFFKSFNDNYGHAVGDEVLAFMAEAMRTAFRKEDILCRWGGDEFLIFIKEFGSLRAVTERIVRLRRQMKGFSSGGRALSVSLSVGGAVAGQATHGMDELFQKADMALYDVKHEGRDGLVILGEDGERLV
- the cobI gene encoding precorrin-2 C(20)-methyltransferase encodes the protein MTGTLYGLGVGPGAPDLLTLRAVNVLRTVDVILAAASPRNDYSAALDTARPHLRADARLLRLEFPMTRDAGILRAAWLKAAEAARDVLEGGENAAFLTIGDPLVYSTFGYLLRTLREVAPHLPVAIVPGITSFQAAAARTGTVLCEGGEKLRILPGINGRDDLAAELDNADTAVILKAYRNFPAIREALQSTGRDADCLLASHVEQPEEHIRRGVAAVDSTPPYMSLIVSRKSKTGGEEGTR